In Halanaeroarchaeum sp. HSR-CO, one DNA window encodes the following:
- a CDS encoding aspartate kinase, giving the protein MRVVAKFGGTSLGSGDRIERAADSIAKAVSEGNEIAVVASAMGNTTDELLDNITFEADEQDRAEIVSMGERTSVRLLKAALTARGINAVFLEPGDPDWPVVANDRGEVDVEESERRARELAEKLDDTVPVITGFLAEDHEGKITTLGRGGSDTTAVMLGRYMSADEVVIVTDVEGVMTGDPNVVEGARNVGEITVDELRNLSFRGAEVVAPSALSYKDEDLDVRVIHYQHGDLLAGGTNIEGQFEYMVDMREEPLSCLTVAGRAIRNQPGILAKLSTALYESEINVDAVASGMDSVTYYVDNERAEDAETILHDQIIGDQTLSSVTVIDDIAVIRVLGAELPNQPGIMREIVDPIADAHINVVDIITSATSVAVFVDWSDREETLEIIQEHFEG; this is encoded by the coding sequence ATGCGCGTAGTGGCGAAGTTCGGCGGAACGAGTCTCGGATCCGGAGACCGGATCGAGCGGGCGGCCGACTCCATCGCGAAGGCGGTCTCGGAGGGCAACGAGATCGCGGTCGTGGCCAGCGCGATGGGCAATACGACCGACGAACTGCTCGACAACATCACCTTCGAGGCCGACGAACAGGATCGGGCCGAGATCGTCAGTATGGGCGAGCGAACCAGTGTTCGTCTGCTCAAGGCAGCGCTCACTGCTCGCGGCATCAACGCTGTGTTTCTCGAACCCGGTGATCCCGACTGGCCGGTCGTGGCGAACGATCGCGGTGAGGTGGACGTCGAGGAGAGCGAACGGCGCGCCAGGGAACTCGCCGAGAAACTCGACGACACCGTCCCGGTCATCACCGGTTTCCTGGCGGAGGACCACGAGGGCAAGATTACGACCCTGGGACGGGGCGGAAGCGACACGACCGCCGTGATGCTCGGCCGCTACATGAGCGCGGACGAAGTCGTCATCGTGACCGACGTCGAGGGCGTGATGACTGGCGATCCGAACGTGGTCGAGGGCGCCAGGAACGTCGGCGAGATCACCGTCGACGAGTTACGAAACCTCTCCTTCCGCGGTGCGGAGGTCGTGGCACCCAGCGCGCTCTCCTACAAGGACGAGGACCTCGACGTCCGGGTCATCCACTACCAGCACGGCGACCTGCTCGCCGGTGGGACGAACATCGAGGGACAGTTCGAGTACATGGTGGACATGCGCGAGGAGCCGCTTTCCTGTCTGACCGTCGCCGGTCGGGCCATCCGGAACCAGCCGGGGATCCTCGCCAAACTCTCGACCGCGCTCTACGAATCCGAGATCAACGTCGACGCCGTCGCGAGCGGGATGGACTCGGTCACGTACTACGTCGACAACGAGCGGGCCGAGGACGCCGAGACCATCCTCCACGACCAGATCATCGGCGACCAGACGCTCTCGTCGGTCACGGTCATCGACGACATCGCCGTCATCCGGGTGCTCGGGGCGGAACTGCCGAACCAGCCCGGAATCATGCGCGAGATCGTCGACCCCATCGCCGACGCACACATCAACGTGGTCGACATCATCACCTCGGCGACGTCGGTCGCCGTCTTCGTCGACTGGTCGGACCGCGAGGAGACCCTGGAGATCATCCAGGAGCACTTCGAGGGCTAA
- a CDS encoding metallophosphoesterase, translating into MRIGLLSDVHANRVALEAVLEDMPPVDRLVHAGDVVGYNPWPADCVETLRERNVSSVMGNHDRQVANRTNFPANRMAQAGIRRATITLTADQLEWIEGLPAVRRCCDDRVKIVHGHPEDPDRYTYPDEFGPHLLEDEDVLVMGHTHVQHAEQFEEGFVVNPGSVGQPRDHDPRAAYAVVDLGALQVETHRVEYDVEAVVDAVEEVGLPHQSGERLKRGE; encoded by the coding sequence ATGCGAATCGGGCTGCTCTCCGACGTCCACGCGAACCGGGTCGCCCTGGAGGCGGTACTAGAAGACATGCCACCAGTGGACCGCCTCGTCCACGCCGGGGACGTGGTCGGGTACAATCCCTGGCCGGCGGACTGTGTCGAGACGCTTCGAGAACGGAACGTGTCGTCGGTGATGGGCAATCACGACCGCCAGGTCGCGAACCGGACGAACTTCCCCGCGAACCGAATGGCGCAAGCCGGAATTCGCCGGGCGACGATCACGCTCACGGCCGATCAGCTGGAATGGATAGAAGGGCTCCCAGCAGTCAGACGCTGCTGTGACGACCGGGTGAAAATCGTCCACGGTCATCCCGAGGACCCCGACCGCTACACTTACCCCGACGAATTCGGCCCCCATCTCCTCGAGGACGAGGACGTCCTCGTCATGGGTCACACCCACGTCCAGCACGCCGAGCAGTTCGAGGAGGGGTTCGTGGTGAACCCGGGCAGTGTCGGTCAACCCCGTGACCACGACCCCCGGGCAGCGTACGCGGTGGTGGATCTAGGTGCGCTTCAGGTGGAGACCCATCGGGTCGAGTACGACGTCGAGGCCGTCGTCGACGCGGTCGAGGAAGTCGGCCTGCCCCACCAGTCCGGCGAGCGATTGAAGCGCGGCGAGTGA
- a CDS encoding IMP cyclohydrolase, translating to MYIGRFIVVGPDVAAYRVSSRSFPHRQIVERDEVLTVVPTEDADPTDNPYVSYNCVRPGGDAMVVGNGSHVDPIAEKLDLGYPARDALVSALLAMDFEKDDYDTPRIAGVVGEEEAYIGIVRRDALLVRAVDEPTLVATYEHDTPTDYDLAVDSAAAAARAVYDADFDHAVCAAGVTVDGATVDWAIVND from the coding sequence ATGTACATCGGACGCTTCATCGTCGTCGGACCGGACGTGGCCGCCTACCGTGTCTCCTCGCGCTCGTTCCCGCACCGACAGATCGTCGAACGCGACGAGGTCTTGACCGTGGTTCCAACCGAGGACGCCGACCCGACCGACAACCCGTACGTGTCCTACAACTGCGTCCGGCCCGGCGGCGACGCGATGGTGGTCGGCAACGGCTCGCACGTCGACCCGATCGCCGAGAAACTCGACCTCGGGTACCCCGCCCGGGACGCGCTCGTGTCCGCGCTGCTCGCGATGGACTTCGAGAAGGACGACTACGACACTCCCCGGATCGCCGGCGTCGTTGGGGAAGAAGAGGCCTACATCGGGATCGTGCGCCGCGATGCGCTCCTCGTTCGAGCGGTCGACGAACCGACGCTGGTGGCCACCTACGAACACGATACACCCACCGACTACGATCTCGCGGTCGATTCGGCAGCGGCGGCGGCACGAGCGGTCTACGACGCCGACTTCGACCACGCGGTCTGCGCCGCCGGCGTCACCGTGGACGGGGCGACCGTCGACTGGGCGATCGTCAACGACTGA
- a CDS encoding PIN domain-containing protein, producing the protein MYVESDFLVALVTNDDWLQEATLKAIEDESNIHTSILAYAEVLVLFYSREQAEYEIDVPRAISNLLELVPVEPAQHEDAILAAAALLEEYDLTPFDALHAGVITTRGESVLSSETVYDTVGLDRVALDEY; encoded by the coding sequence ATGTATGTCGAATCCGACTTCCTGGTGGCCCTGGTGACGAACGACGACTGGCTCCAGGAGGCTACGCTGAAAGCCATCGAAGACGAATCGAACATCCACACGTCGATTCTGGCATACGCGGAGGTGCTCGTGCTGTTCTACAGCCGGGAGCAGGCCGAGTACGAGATCGACGTTCCCCGGGCAATCTCCAATCTTCTCGAGCTCGTCCCCGTCGAGCCTGCACAACACGAAGACGCCATTTTGGCTGCGGCAGCACTCCTCGAAGAGTACGATCTCACTCCCTTCGACGCTCTCCACGCCGGCGTCATCACGACGCGCGGTGAGTCCGTGCTCTCGAGCGAGACGGTGTACGACACGGTCGGTTTGGACCGTGTTGCGCTGGACGAGTACTGA
- a CDS encoding tryptophanase: MHFTSKMAGTATVPPRDERETRLREAGYNLFNIPSEAVAVDLLTDSGTGTMSDDQWAAMVRGDEAYAGSESFANLEAAVREVMGIEHVVPAHQGRGAENVLYGALVEEGDVVLNNTHFDTTRAHVVENGGRPIDCPVDGALDPASTGDFLGNFDVECGRAAVEEMGEDRVPAVVVTITNNSAAGQPVSVENLREVRGFADEIDATMVVDACRFAENAHFVQRREPAFAGTSVADIAREQLSYADAVVMSGKKDGLVNIGGFVGLRDESLLDAVEQRAILYEGFLTYGGMAGRDLEAFAVGLREAVQESYLESRVDQVRELADLIEAAGLPVYRPVGGHAVYVDAGSAYAHVPDDRFPGQALAVDLYREGAVRGVELGSFAFPDTDRPEFVRLAVPRRTYHREHLEHVGETAAAVAERADRAVGYDIVAEPPMEELRHFSARLEPAD; encoded by the coding sequence ATGCATTTCACGTCGAAGATGGCGGGCACCGCGACCGTTCCGCCACGTGACGAACGCGAGACACGTCTCCGCGAGGCCGGCTACAACCTGTTCAATATCCCCTCCGAGGCCGTGGCCGTCGACCTGCTCACCGACTCCGGGACGGGAACCATGAGCGACGACCAGTGGGCGGCGATGGTTCGCGGCGACGAGGCCTACGCCGGAAGCGAGAGTTTCGCGAACCTCGAGGCGGCGGTCCGGGAGGTCATGGGCATCGAACACGTCGTCCCCGCCCACCAGGGGCGCGGCGCGGAGAACGTCCTCTACGGGGCGCTCGTCGAGGAGGGAGACGTCGTTTTGAACAACACCCACTTCGACACCACGCGTGCCCACGTGGTGGAGAACGGCGGTCGGCCGATCGACTGCCCGGTCGACGGGGCGCTCGACCCCGCATCGACAGGTGACTTCCTCGGGAACTTCGACGTCGAATGCGGTAGGGCGGCCGTCGAGGAGATGGGCGAAGACCGCGTGCCCGCTGTCGTCGTCACCATCACCAACAACTCCGCGGCCGGGCAACCAGTGAGCGTCGAAAATCTCCGGGAGGTGCGCGGGTTCGCCGACGAGATAGACGCCACGATGGTCGTCGATGCCTGCCGGTTCGCCGAGAACGCCCACTTCGTCCAGCGTCGAGAGCCCGCGTTCGCCGGCACCTCGGTCGCCGACATCGCCCGCGAACAGCTATCGTACGCGGACGCGGTCGTCATGAGCGGGAAAAAAGACGGCCTCGTCAACATCGGCGGCTTCGTCGGTCTCCGAGACGAATCACTCCTCGATGCGGTCGAACAGCGCGCCATCCTCTACGAGGGCTTTCTCACCTACGGTGGGATGGCCGGTCGCGACCTCGAGGCCTTCGCCGTCGGCCTACGCGAGGCCGTCCAGGAGTCCTACCTCGAGTCGCGGGTGGATCAGGTGCGCGAACTCGCCGATCTGATCGAGGCGGCCGGCCTCCCGGTCTACCGGCCCGTCGGTGGTCACGCGGTCTACGTCGACGCCGGTAGCGCCTACGCTCACGTTCCGGACGACAGGTTCCCCGGTCAGGCGCTGGCCGTCGACCTGTACCGGGAGGGCGCCGTCAGAGGCGTCGAACTCGGGAGTTTCGCCTTCCCCGATACGGACCGCCCGGAGTTCGTTCGGCTGGCCGTCCCGCGGCGAACCTACCACCGCGAACACCTGGAACACGTCGGCGAGACCGCCGCCGCGGTCGCCGAACGCGCCGATCGGGCGGTCGGCTACGATATCGTGGCGGAGCCGCCGATGGAAGAACTCAGACACTTCTCGGCCCGACTCGAACCCGCAGACTGA
- a CDS encoding DNA adenine methylase yields the protein MPEIVFPYPGGKSRFASRILEFVPEHRTFVEVFGGAAGVLVDKDPDASNVEIYNDKDGDLVHFFEVLREDTEELVEWVEQVPFSRAVHSRWARYYYDGYRPKDDIPRAGRFFFLRYSQWGAGYGTVNGFATNKVQSKAQTYANETDRLEEFAERFRDVVLENLDWRDVLRKYDSPETDSRDENAQSAARRDRRG from the coding sequence ATGCCCGAAATTGTCTTTCCGTATCCGGGTGGCAAGAGCCGATTCGCGTCTCGGATTCTCGAGTTCGTTCCCGAACACCGGACGTTTGTCGAGGTGTTCGGCGGCGCTGCGGGAGTCCTGGTCGACAAAGACCCCGACGCCTCGAACGTCGAGATCTACAACGACAAGGACGGTGATCTGGTCCACTTCTTCGAGGTGCTGCGCGAGGACACCGAGGAACTCGTCGAATGGGTCGAGCAGGTCCCCTTCTCTCGAGCGGTCCACAGTCGGTGGGCGCGGTACTACTACGATGGCTATCGGCCGAAGGATGACATCCCGAGGGCTGGGCGCTTTTTCTTCCTCCGCTACTCGCAGTGGGGAGCCGGATACGGGACGGTGAACGGCTTTGCGACCAACAAGGTCCAGAGCAAGGCACAGACGTACGCGAACGAGACCGACCGCCTCGAGGAGTTCGCCGAGCGGTTCCGGGACGTGGTGCTGGAGAATCTGGACTGGCGGGATGTCCTGCGCAAGTACGATTCGCCGGAGACGGATTCACGAGACGAAAATGCGCAATCAGCGGCCCGTAGAGACCGGCGAGGATGA
- a CDS encoding DNA-directed DNA polymerase II small subunit produces the protein MPRPSHVRVVRRLTSNGYNADREAVTVLANAADPLAAVDAAIDGVDDEALTITKSDAETAVSRARAATSTSHGSTDSSGGTVDRPEAGRSTSASGNGGQNTTGSDGTKIVEQSMQAGRSPTETKGVTAERTGTADRAPIDIAKDITGESTGTGTYEDFVTVFRDRYDRLARQLRSRVNHRPTDALEKMAGGSEAGIVGMVNDIRSTASGHWLVELEDTNGTFPVLVMKDRAIADDVQALLHDEVIGVEGTLSDDGGILFVDSIHFPDVPRTYRPSTADRPVEAALISDVHVGSQEFMAEEWSAFADWLHTPDAERVEYLLIAGDMVEGVGVYPDQDEELDIVDIFDQYERFAEYLKEVPGDMDIVMIPGNHDAVRLAEPQPGFDEELRDIMGVHDARITGNPSVVTIEGVSVLMYHGVSIDELVAELPDELATYEDPQNAMAQLLRKRHLAPPFGGHMRISPEASDYLVIDDVPDIFHTGHVHKLGVGQYHNVRLVNSGCWQAQTEFQKSVNIVPDTATAPIVDLQTLEVTVRKFT, from the coding sequence GTGCCGCGCCCGTCGCACGTCCGCGTGGTCAGACGACTGACCAGCAACGGCTACAACGCCGACCGCGAGGCCGTCACGGTGCTCGCGAACGCAGCCGACCCACTCGCTGCGGTCGATGCCGCGATCGACGGCGTGGACGACGAGGCGCTGACGATCACCAAATCCGATGCCGAGACCGCCGTCTCGCGGGCGAGAGCGGCGACGTCGACGTCCCACGGGTCGACCGATTCGAGCGGGGGAACTGTCGATCGTCCGGAGGCCGGTCGATCCACATCGGCCTCCGGCAATGGCGGCCAGAACACCACCGGTTCGGATGGAACGAAGATAGTAGAACAATCAATGCAAGCAGGAAGGTCTCCAACTGAAACGAAGGGGGTGACAGCGGAACGTACAGGAACGGCGGATCGGGCCCCGATCGACATCGCGAAGGACATCACCGGGGAGAGCACCGGTACGGGAACCTACGAGGACTTCGTGACGGTCTTCCGCGACCGGTACGACCGGCTGGCGAGGCAACTCCGTTCCCGGGTCAATCACCGGCCCACCGACGCGCTCGAGAAGATGGCTGGCGGCAGCGAGGCCGGCATCGTCGGAATGGTCAACGACATCCGGTCGACGGCCAGCGGTCACTGGCTGGTGGAACTCGAGGACACGAACGGGACATTCCCCGTGCTGGTGATGAAGGACCGGGCCATCGCGGACGACGTTCAGGCGTTGCTCCACGACGAGGTCATCGGCGTCGAGGGCACGCTCTCGGACGACGGCGGGATCCTCTTCGTCGATTCGATCCACTTCCCGGACGTTCCCCGAACCTATCGGCCATCCACGGCCGATAGACCGGTCGAGGCGGCGCTCATCTCCGACGTGCACGTCGGCAGCCAGGAGTTCATGGCCGAGGAGTGGTCGGCGTTCGCGGACTGGCTTCACACACCCGACGCCGAACGGGTCGAATACCTGCTCATCGCCGGCGACATGGTGGAAGGTGTCGGCGTCTACCCGGACCAGGACGAGGAACTCGACATCGTCGACATCTTCGACCAGTACGAGCGGTTCGCGGAGTACTTAAAGGAGGTTCCGGGGGACATGGACATCGTGATGATCCCCGGGAATCACGACGCGGTACGACTGGCCGAGCCCCAACCCGGCTTCGACGAGGAACTCCGGGACATAATGGGCGTTCACGACGCCCGGATCACGGGGAACCCGTCGGTGGTGACCATCGAGGGCGTCTCCGTCCTCATGTACCACGGTGTCTCCATCGACGAACTCGTCGCCGAACTGCCGGACGAACTGGCGACCTACGAGGACCCGCAGAACGCGATGGCCCAGCTCCTGCGGAAACGCCACCTCGCACCGCCCTTCGGCGGGCACATGCGCATCTCGCCCGAGGCGTCGGACTATCTGGTCATCGACGACGTCCCGGACATCTTTCACACGGGCCACGTCCACAAGCTCGGCGTCGGACAGTACCACAACGTCCGACTGGTCAACTCGGGGTGCTGGCAGGCACAGACGGAGTTCCAGAAGAGCGTCAACATCGTCCCGGATACCGCGACCGCACCGATCGTCGACCTCCAGACTCTCGAGGTCACCGTGCGTAAATTCACCTGA
- a CDS encoding AbrB/MazE/SpoVT family DNA-binding domain-containing protein, with protein MSKSTDDRGRIYLPKDVRERFGDQYRIVELPGHVALFPVDDDPVEGLREAVGDAFAGTDVGDLTAEIREKIDDEVANESEERP; from the coding sequence ATGTCCAAATCGACCGACGATCGAGGTCGAATCTACCTTCCGAAGGACGTCCGGGAGCGATTCGGGGACCAGTACCGTATCGTCGAACTTCCTGGGCACGTCGCGCTCTTCCCGGTCGACGACGATCCGGTCGAAGGGCTTCGAGAAGCCGTTGGGGACGCTTTCGCGGGGACTGACGTGGGGGACCTAACGGCAGAGATTCGCGAGAAAATCGACGACGAGGTCGCCAACGAGAGCGAGGAGAGGCCGTAA
- a CDS encoding Cdc6/Cdc18 family protein: protein MSDERTPRDRRTAGRDFEVDLDDVLEEDDEGEGLFDNLLSGEPIFENKEVLRPSYTPDELPHRTDQINNMATILVAALRGETPSNILIYGKTGTGKTASAKFVSQELQKTSQRYDVPSEVQYINCEVTDTQYRVLAQLANTFIQQNRDWIDQRTDELAALRERARDDPTALLETEFEDLQAVQARLDSLEADREEMDDVPMTGWPTDRVYSEFFDAVDYVERVAVIMLDEIDKLVEKSGDDTLYNLSRMNSELGNSRVSIIGISNDLKFTDFLDPRVKSSLGEEEIVFPPYDANQLRDILQHRSEVAFKPDVLSDDVIPLCAAFAAQEHGDARRALDLLRTAGELAERDQEDLVTEAHVRRAQDKIELDRVVEVVRTLPTQSKLVLYSIMVLEKNGVHSINTGEVYNIYKRLCEELDADVLTQRRVTDLISELDMLGIVNAVVVSKGRYGRTKEISLSVPIEETEAVLRADSRIGDIEDITPFVQARFDN, encoded by the coding sequence ATGTCTGACGAACGAACACCACGCGACCGACGGACTGCCGGCCGTGACTTCGAGGTCGACCTCGATGACGTGCTCGAAGAGGACGACGAAGGGGAGGGACTCTTCGACAATCTCCTCAGCGGGGAACCGATCTTCGAGAACAAGGAGGTACTGCGTCCCTCGTACACGCCGGACGAGTTACCGCATCGTACAGACCAGATAAACAATATGGCGACGATCCTCGTCGCCGCCCTTCGTGGGGAGACGCCGTCGAACATCCTGATCTACGGGAAAACGGGAACGGGAAAGACGGCGAGTGCGAAGTTCGTGAGCCAGGAGCTACAGAAGACCTCTCAGCGCTACGACGTGCCGAGCGAGGTCCAGTATATCAACTGCGAGGTCACCGACACGCAGTACCGGGTCCTCGCCCAGCTCGCGAACACCTTCATCCAGCAGAATCGTGACTGGATCGACCAGCGTACCGACGAACTCGCTGCGTTGCGCGAGCGCGCACGTGACGACCCGACCGCGCTGCTCGAGACGGAGTTCGAGGACCTGCAAGCCGTCCAGGCACGCCTCGATTCGCTCGAGGCCGATCGCGAGGAGATGGACGACGTGCCCATGACCGGCTGGCCCACGGATCGGGTGTACAGCGAGTTCTTCGACGCCGTCGACTACGTCGAACGGGTGGCCGTCATCATGCTCGACGAGATCGACAAACTCGTCGAGAAGAGTGGCGACGATACGCTCTATAACCTCTCCAGGATGAACTCCGAACTGGGCAACTCCCGGGTCTCCATCATCGGTATCTCGAACGACCTCAAGTTCACCGACTTCCTGGATCCCCGCGTCAAGTCGAGTCTCGGCGAGGAGGAGATCGTCTTCCCGCCCTACGACGCGAATCAGTTGCGGGACATCCTCCAGCACCGGTCGGAGGTGGCGTTCAAACCCGACGTCCTCTCCGACGACGTGATTCCGCTCTGTGCAGCGTTCGCCGCCCAGGAACACGGGGACGCCAGACGGGCACTGGACCTCCTCCGCACGGCCGGTGAACTGGCCGAACGCGACCAGGAGGACCTGGTCACCGAGGCGCACGTCCGACGGGCCCAGGACAAGATCGAACTCGATCGCGTGGTCGAGGTGGTACGCACGCTCCCGACGCAGTCGAAACTGGTGTTGTACTCCATCATGGTCCTCGAAAAGAACGGGGTCCACAGCATCAACACCGGCGAGGTCTACAACATCTACAAACGGCTCTGCGAGGAACTCGACGCCGACGTACTCACCCAGCGACGAGTGACCGACCTCATCAGCGAACTCGACATGCTGGGTATCGTCAACGCAGTCGTCGTGAGCAAGGGACGCTACGGCCGGACGAAGGAGATCAGCCTCTCGGTTCCCATCGAGGAGACCGAGGCCGTCCTCCGCGCCGACTCTCGCATCGGGGACATCGAGGACATCACGCCCTTCGTCCAGGCCCGCTTCGATAATTGA
- a CDS encoding S26 family signal peptidase — protein MGDDPSDREETAGSETPDPPRSPPAIDGDREPPTVRSGDAGRLDSVTGDEPDPRAGPIEALRWVRSSDNGFVVVSREILTSVLAVMAIGLLLFAVSGVWPPMVAVESGSMEPHLQKGDLVFVMDEQRLPPDAATGETGVVTYQDGVEHDYRSLGSYGDVIIYHPDGDPNRKPVIHRAHFWVDEGENWVGTADPAYVSDDDCESVPNCPAPHAGFITKGDNELTNDYYDQTRGISGPVKPEWIAGSAEVRVPWLGWIRLTFSEVSSGYLPAAYGPPAATA, from the coding sequence ATGGGCGACGATCCGTCGGATCGCGAGGAGACGGCCGGTTCGGAGACGCCCGATCCACCCCGTTCCCCGCCCGCCATCGACGGCGACCGCGAACCACCCACGGTCAGGAGCGGCGACGCCGGGCGACTCGACTCGGTAACTGGCGACGAGCCGGATCCCCGAGCGGGACCGATCGAAGCGTTGCGGTGGGTTCGGTCATCGGACAACGGGTTCGTGGTGGTATCCCGCGAGATACTCACGAGCGTCCTGGCTGTGATGGCCATCGGCCTGTTGCTGTTCGCCGTCAGTGGGGTGTGGCCGCCGATGGTCGCCGTCGAGAGCGGGAGCATGGAACCACACCTGCAGAAGGGCGATCTGGTGTTCGTGATGGACGAACAGCGCCTCCCGCCGGACGCCGCGACCGGTGAGACGGGGGTCGTGACGTACCAGGACGGCGTCGAGCACGACTATCGATCGCTTGGATCGTATGGCGACGTCATCATCTACCATCCCGATGGCGATCCGAACCGGAAACCAGTCATCCACAGAGCGCACTTCTGGGTCGACGAGGGGGAGAACTGGGTGGGAACGGCCGACCCAGCGTACGTCTCCGACGACGATTGTGAGTCGGTGCCAAACTGCCCCGCCCCGCACGCGGGGTTCATCACCAAGGGCGACAACGAACTGACGAACGATTACTACGACCAGACGCGAGGCATCAGCGGCCCGGTCAAGCCCGAGTGGATCGCCGGGTCCGCAGAGGTTCGAGTCCCGTGGCTGGGCTGGATCAGGTTGACCTTCTCCGAGGTCAGTTCAGGGTACCTCCCGGCCGCGTATGGACCACCTGCCGCTACGGCGTAA
- a CDS encoding helix-turn-helix domain-containing protein: protein MVAGPLSGGGDLPDVQSVLDALDDKDCRRIVEVLTEPMTAKEISEGCDMPLSTTYRKLDLLTEASLLSERTVIQSDGHHTTQYEIAFERVEIELDDDHNVTVAIQRRPESTDERLETLWAEVRKET, encoded by the coding sequence ATGGTGGCCGGCCCGCTGAGTGGTGGCGGAGACCTCCCCGACGTCCAGTCCGTCCTCGACGCACTGGACGACAAGGACTGTCGCCGCATCGTCGAGGTGCTCACCGAACCGATGACGGCAAAGGAGATATCCGAGGGGTGTGATATGCCGCTCTCGACGACCTACCGAAAACTCGACCTCCTCACCGAGGCGTCGCTGCTCTCCGAACGGACCGTCATCCAGTCTGACGGGCACCACACGACCCAGTACGAGATCGCCTTCGAACGGGTCGAGATCGAGCTGGACGACGATCACAACGTGACCGTCGCGATCCAGCGCCGGCCGGAATCGACCGACGAACGACTCGAAACGCTGTGGGCGGAGGTTCGAAAGGAAACATGA